The following coding sequences lie in one Oncorhynchus gorbuscha isolate QuinsamMale2020 ecotype Even-year linkage group LG10, OgorEven_v1.0, whole genome shotgun sequence genomic window:
- the LOC124045780 gene encoding polycomb group protein ASXL1-like isoform X1, translating to MKDKQKRKKERTWAEAARMVLENFSDAPMTPKQILHVIQTKGLKEMRSGTAPLACLVTMLHSQVRGDRVKNSIFFKLPGRMSLFTLKKNALQWTKSSKEAETAEASTLATANTATAGPTEGAEQESCDSMETVAASGENDASIDESSSSASCSTEPQTRLSRSGVSGQVRSEAQAQTRLSRSRQSSRQRKKAVMMPRVVLTPLKVNGEHVPSGAAGRRREDSRGGPGPTLRARPELASWKRPQHFKSLRGYHSGPMKRSRGGVEVDFETPGSILVNTNIRALINMRTFSAFPAHSQQQLLQLLPEVDRQVGPDGLARLSNSALNNEFFTHASQSWKERLAEGEFTHEMQVRFRQEMEKEKKVEAWKEKFFEEYHGQKSGLTREESLKLTMSEAADAATSVLDSKVALVAAGTPKRRNVGRRRRDGRMRRRTRADLRRRAQRTLCKTNSPTLQSSKQLEGTLTLDAASVASVPLPVPEATAVQGGEVVLQADCELEDPAQCASLEPVPCPSPVPVLPPVTMPVPTPTPSPSPVSISASDEPEVTARLLPEEPAPAVASTSSPSSSSSSSSSSSSSPSSSPSSNSERQGGFTAGLDSSSSSSSSSTAAATADPLDDGASMVTSVTGGTTTSSRESSPAASPAPIIATSAQAAKEQKRRPDEPQAFCSFPEKRPRMEDRQSFRTTIDGVHTEKPQPTAEEPKVPPIRIQLSRIKPPWVKGPPTYQICPRIVPPGEGSRRSGTGARTLADIKARAQQARAQREAAAAVAATGDGPGPGGGRAGAGLQDRSSGRRTREHPGPVEPGGAGDVEEQGSPAGSHPPGTQLQQSKLEPSTPTPNTAASSPSLSTSSNPSLSFSEPPQTPTPSPTTQEERQGELSGEEGTTPPPVKGTSNGLSDKAALLEPESVSSHFRGRGEGDDCDRTMTKNGPLAPTSIPDSLPRFGAQGVDVIRSLAGGGGGVIQHGSHHVGPQENPPTPAKEGHSQSEKHSQPLERGRDTASLPRLPPSVREDEAGHHSDSTETASDCENESQEEEPHLSMWSHRLPAQRNGNIQHLQRLSQQAHGQPVICSPPLQQIQQPVIQTHVSNHHGHSQTVIQPCFPNGLPSQSLIQPGQKQPQPEYTPHPDQQTLAAPHSQTQRGHKTDPMEDYKASSRGSAEENCRLGLKPSPMHPTAASKRLPSSARPVSTVEANNPLVTQLLQGSLPMEKVLPQTHSSSKLEINRLPGGPQPAPQSQLNWQQQTRSPGLRFRGPTEAHTGESSELSSQNQQKSPVGRGGSPGASRSFGSSPLGTVPSRMACLLEEASSRATAMQQYLSQQPGGSVPLGAVPVITSLSSSSSARRNSQESAVIRESPERHHNNIAQPRATPDLCPSEVVPTVKINWHPSKPHPPHQQQLSPALNVKSEVSSWPSCHALAKTSPSGPMVCGGPGVVVTKKEAVNSMDGYLTGGVGAMEGLLNMEMSLARMAKKEAQSKAQYSSTSPSSSSSSISSLPFQLYGKLPKQGGGSDVSAPGFSYTANVSVVDGSGFSRSIADGVLQLRQRHSASQSATLSIQAFADSAAEEVALKCSCRLKAMIMCQGCGAFCHDDCIGPSKLCVSCLVVR from the exons GTTCTAGAGAACTTCTCTGATGCCCCCATGACACCCAAGCAGATCCTGCATGTTATTCAGACCAAGGGGCTCAAGGAAATGAG AAG tGGCACAGCCCCTCTGGCCTGTCTGGTGACCATGCTGCATTCCCAGGTGAGGGGGGACAGAGTAAAAAACAGCATCTTCTTTAAGCTTCCTGGCAGGATGAGTCTGTTTACCTTGAAG AAAAACGCTCTGCAGTGGACCAAGAGTTCGAAGGAGGCGGAGACAGCCGAAGCCAGCACACTGGCTACTGCTAACACAGCAACAGCAGGGCCAACGGAAGGTGCGGAGCAAGAGAGCTGTGACTCCATGGAAACGGTTgcagccagtggagagaacgatg CGTCCATAGATGAGAGCTCGTCCAGTGCCTCATGCTCCACAGAGCCCCAGACCAGGCTGAGTAGATCTGGAGTCTCTGGACAGGTGCGCTCTGAGGCCCAGGCACAGACCCGACTAAGTCGATCCAGACAG TCgagcagacagaggaagaagGCTGTGATGATGCCGCGAGTGGTCCTCACTCCACTCAAGGTCAATGGTGAACACGTCCCATCAG GAGCAGCGGGGAGGCGCAGGGAAGACTCTAGGGGGGGTCCAGGCCCCACGCTTCGTGCCCGCCCCGAGCTGGCTAGCTGGAAACGCCCCCAGCACTTCAAGAGCTTGCGTGGCTACCACTCAG GGCCCATGAAGAGGAGCCGAGGCGGGGTGGAGGTGGACTTTGAAACGCCCGGCTCTATCCTGGTCAACACCAACATCAGGGCTCTCATCAACATGCGCACCTTCTCTGCCTTCCCAGCCCACTCCCAACAGCAACTCCTGCAGCTCCTCCCCGAGGTTGACCGTCAG gtTGGACCTGATGGTCTGGCTCGCCTCAGTAACTCGGCTCTCAACAATGAATTCTTCACTCACGCCTCCCAGAGCTGGAAGGAAAGGCTTGCTGAGG GGGAGTTCACCCATGAGATGCAGGTGCGATTCCGccaggagatggagaaagagaagaaagtggAGGCATGGAAGGAGAAGTTCTTTGAGGAGTACCACGGTCAAAA GTCTGGCCTGACCCGAGAAGAGTCTCTGAAGTTGACAATGAGCGAAGCGGCCGATGCTGCCACCAGCGTTCTGGACAGCAAAGTGGCTTTGGTGGCGGCGGGAACGCCCAAGCGCCGCAATGTGGGCAGGCGGAGGCGTGATGGCAGGATGAGACGGCGAACGCGGGCAGACTTGAGACGCAGGGCGCAACGCACCCTCTGTAAGACCAACTCCCCTACCCTGCAGTCCTCCAAGCAGCTGGAAGGCACGCTCACTTTAGATGCAGCTTCTGTTGCCTCTGTCCCCTTGCCCGTCCCAGAGGCCACCGCGgtgcagggaggagaggtggtgttACAGGCCGACTGTGAACTGGAGGATCCGGCCCAGTGTGCCTCCCTAGAGCCCGTGCCCTGCCCTTCCCCTGTGCCTGTGCTCCCACCTGTGACCATGCCTGTGCCCACCCCgacccccagtcccagccctgtatCCATCAGCGCCTCCGATGAGCCTGAAGTCACCGCCCGCCTGCTCCCTGAAGAGCCTGCACCTGCCGTCGCCtcaacctcctctccctcctcctcgtcttcctcctcctcctcctcatcctcctccccttcctcatctccctcctccaacTCCGAGAGACAGGGGGGGTTCACCGCCGGCTTGGATTCTTCCTcctcgtcctcttcttcctccactGCCGCTGCCACCGCTGATCCACTGGACGACGGGGCCTCCATGGTCACCTCAGTCACGGGGGGCACAACCACCAGCAGCCGGGAGAGCAGCCCTGCAGCCAGCCCCGCCCCCATCATCGCCACCTCCGCCCAGGCCGCCAAGGAGCAGAAGAGGAGGCCAGACGAGCCCCAGGCCTTCTGCAGCTTCCCCGAAAAGAGGCCGCGAATGGAAGATCGTCAGTCCTTTCGTACCACAATCGACGGGGTTCACACGGAAAAGCCGCAGCCGACAGCAGAGGAGCCCAAGGTCCCACCTATCCGG ATTCAACTCTCCCGAATCAAACCGCCCTGGGTCAAAGGGCCGCCAACCTACCAGATCTGTCCCCGCATCGTGCCCCCCGGCGAGGGCTCGCGGCGCTCAGGGACGGGGGCGCGCACCCTGGCGGACATCAAAGCCCGCGCCCAGCAGGCCCGGGCCCAGCGCGAGGCCGCTGCTGCTGTTGCAGCCACTGGGGACGGACCAGGGCCGGGCGGGGGCAGGGCTGGTGCTGGGCTACAGGATCGCAGCAGTGGAAGACGAACGCGAGAGCACCCAGGACCCGTCGAGCCCGGAGGagcaggagacgtggaggagcaGGGATCGCCTGCGGGCTCTCATCCGCCTGGAACACAACTACAGCAGTCCAAATTAGAGccctctacccccacccccaacACAGCTGCCTCATCCCCCTCCCTGTCCACCTCTTCCAACCCCTCCCTGTCCTTCTCCGAGCCCCCGCAGACCCCCACTCCATCCCCAACCACCCAGGAGGAGCGACAAGGGGAGCTGAGTGGGGAAGAGGggacaacaccaccaccagtcaAAGGCACCTCCAACGGACTCTCTGACAAGGCAGCGCTGCTGGAGCCTGAGTCTGTGTCCAGCCACTTCAGAGGGCGGGGCGAGGGGGACGACtgtgacaggacaatgaccaaaaatGGTCCCCTGGCGCCCACCTCCATCCCAGATTCTCTGCCCAGGTTCGGGGCCCAGGGAGTGGATGTGATCAGGTCCCtggctgggggaggagggggtgtcaTCCAACATGGTTCCCACCACGTGGGGCCACAAGAGAACCCCCCCACCCCAGCCAAAGAGGGCCACAGCCAGAGCGAAAAGCATTCGCAGCccttggagagggggagagatacagcctccctccctcgtctcccACCTTCAGTCAGAGAGGACGAAGCAGGGCATCACAGCGATTCCACGGAGACGGCCTCCGACTGTGAGAATGAGAGCCAGGAGGAAGAGCCCCACCTGAGCATGTGGAGCCACCGCCTGCCTGCTCAGCGCAACGGCAACATCCAGCACCTCCAAAGGTTGTCTCAGCAGGCCCACGGCCAGCCTGTGATCTGCAGCCCCCCTCTACAGCAGATCCAGCAGCCGGTCATCCAGACTCACGTGTCCAACCATCATGGCCACAGCCAAACGGTCATCCAGCCCTGCTTCCCCAACGGCCTGCCCAGCCAGAGTCTCATACAGCCAGGCCAAAAGCAGCCACAGCCTGAATACACTCCCCACCCAGACCAACAGACTCTTGCTGCGCCACACTCTCAAACCCAGAGGGGGCACAAAACGGACCCAATGGAGGACTACAAAGCGTCCAGCCGGGGCTCGGCTGAGGAGAACTGTAGGCTGGGGCTGAAGCCTTCTCCCATGCACCCCACTGCTGCCTCCAAGAGGCTCCCTAGTTCGGCCCGACCTGTGTCCACAGTGGAGGCCAACAATCCTCTGGTCACCCAGCTGCTTCAAGGCAGCCTCCCGATGGAGAAAGTCCTGCCGCAGACGCACTCGTCCAGCAAGCTAGAGATCAACCGCCTGCCAGGGGGGCCCCAGCCAGCCCCCCAGTCCCAGCTCAACTGGCAGCAACAGACCAGGTCTCCGGGCCTTCGCTTCAGGGGCCCTACAGAGGCCCATACGGGGGAGTCGTCTGAGTTGTCCTCTCAAAACCAGCAGAAGTCCCCTGTTGGCCGAGGAGGCTCCCCTGGAGCAAGCCGGAGCTTCGGGTCCTCTCCCTTGGGTACAGTGCCCTCCCGCATGGCCTGCCTGCTGGAGGAGGCCTCCTCTCGGGCCACAGCCATGCAGCAGTACCTGTCCCAGCAGCCAGGTGGCTCTGTGCCCCTCGGGGCCGTGCCCGTCATCACATCCCTATCTTCATCCTCTTCCGCCAGACGGAACTCCCAAGAGTCGGCCGTTATCAGAGAGTCTCCAGAGAGGCACCACAACAACATTGCTCAGCCCCGGGCCACCCCTGACCTCTGCCCCTCTGAGGTGGTCCCCACTGTCAAGATAAACTGGCACCCTTCCAAACCCCACCCCCCACACCAACAGCAGCTCTCGCCCGCACTCAACGTGAAGAGCGAGGTTTCCTCCTGGCCCTCTTGTCACGCTCTTGCCAAAACCTCCCCCTCTGGCCCCATGGTATGTGGTGGGCCAGGTGTGGTGGTCACCAAAAAGGAGGCAGTGAACTCTATGGACGGTTACCTGACTGGAGGAGTTGGGGCTATGGAGGGACTGCTGAACATGGAGATGTCTTTAGCCCGCATGGCTAAGAAGGAGGCGCAAAGCAAAGCTCAATACTcttccacctccccctcttcatcttcttcttcgatctcctccctccctttccagCTCTACGGTAAGCTGCCCAAGCAGGGCGGGGGCAGCGATGTGTCGGCCCCCGGCTTCAGCTACACGGCCAACGTGTCTGTGGTAGACGGCAGCGGCTTCTCGAGGAGCATCGCCGATGGTGTCCTTCAGCTGCGTCAGCGCCACAGTGCCAGCCAGAGCGCCACGCTCAGCATCCAGGCGTTTGCAGACAGTGCCGCTGAGGAGGTGGCCCTCAAGTGCTCCTGCCGCCTCAAGGCCATGATCATGTGCCAGGGCTGCGGGGCCTTCTGCCACGACGACTGCATCGGCCCCTCCAAACTGTGTGTATCCTGCTTGGTGGTCAGATAG
- the LOC124045780 gene encoding polycomb group protein ASXL1-like isoform X2 — protein sequence MKDKQKRKKERTWAEAARMVLENFSDAPMTPKQILHVIQTKGLKEMSGTAPLACLVTMLHSQVRGDRVKNSIFFKLPGRMSLFTLKKNALQWTKSSKEAETAEASTLATANTATAGPTEGAEQESCDSMETVAASGENDASIDESSSSASCSTEPQTRLSRSGVSGQVRSEAQAQTRLSRSRQSSRQRKKAVMMPRVVLTPLKVNGEHVPSGAAGRRREDSRGGPGPTLRARPELASWKRPQHFKSLRGYHSGPMKRSRGGVEVDFETPGSILVNTNIRALINMRTFSAFPAHSQQQLLQLLPEVDRQVGPDGLARLSNSALNNEFFTHASQSWKERLAEGEFTHEMQVRFRQEMEKEKKVEAWKEKFFEEYHGQKSGLTREESLKLTMSEAADAATSVLDSKVALVAAGTPKRRNVGRRRRDGRMRRRTRADLRRRAQRTLCKTNSPTLQSSKQLEGTLTLDAASVASVPLPVPEATAVQGGEVVLQADCELEDPAQCASLEPVPCPSPVPVLPPVTMPVPTPTPSPSPVSISASDEPEVTARLLPEEPAPAVASTSSPSSSSSSSSSSSSSPSSSPSSNSERQGGFTAGLDSSSSSSSSSTAAATADPLDDGASMVTSVTGGTTTSSRESSPAASPAPIIATSAQAAKEQKRRPDEPQAFCSFPEKRPRMEDRQSFRTTIDGVHTEKPQPTAEEPKVPPIRIQLSRIKPPWVKGPPTYQICPRIVPPGEGSRRSGTGARTLADIKARAQQARAQREAAAAVAATGDGPGPGGGRAGAGLQDRSSGRRTREHPGPVEPGGAGDVEEQGSPAGSHPPGTQLQQSKLEPSTPTPNTAASSPSLSTSSNPSLSFSEPPQTPTPSPTTQEERQGELSGEEGTTPPPVKGTSNGLSDKAALLEPESVSSHFRGRGEGDDCDRTMTKNGPLAPTSIPDSLPRFGAQGVDVIRSLAGGGGGVIQHGSHHVGPQENPPTPAKEGHSQSEKHSQPLERGRDTASLPRLPPSVREDEAGHHSDSTETASDCENESQEEEPHLSMWSHRLPAQRNGNIQHLQRLSQQAHGQPVICSPPLQQIQQPVIQTHVSNHHGHSQTVIQPCFPNGLPSQSLIQPGQKQPQPEYTPHPDQQTLAAPHSQTQRGHKTDPMEDYKASSRGSAEENCRLGLKPSPMHPTAASKRLPSSARPVSTVEANNPLVTQLLQGSLPMEKVLPQTHSSSKLEINRLPGGPQPAPQSQLNWQQQTRSPGLRFRGPTEAHTGESSELSSQNQQKSPVGRGGSPGASRSFGSSPLGTVPSRMACLLEEASSRATAMQQYLSQQPGGSVPLGAVPVITSLSSSSSARRNSQESAVIRESPERHHNNIAQPRATPDLCPSEVVPTVKINWHPSKPHPPHQQQLSPALNVKSEVSSWPSCHALAKTSPSGPMVCGGPGVVVTKKEAVNSMDGYLTGGVGAMEGLLNMEMSLARMAKKEAQSKAQYSSTSPSSSSSSISSLPFQLYGKLPKQGGGSDVSAPGFSYTANVSVVDGSGFSRSIADGVLQLRQRHSASQSATLSIQAFADSAAEEVALKCSCRLKAMIMCQGCGAFCHDDCIGPSKLCVSCLVVR from the exons GTTCTAGAGAACTTCTCTGATGCCCCCATGACACCCAAGCAGATCCTGCATGTTATTCAGACCAAGGGGCTCAAGGAAATGAG tGGCACAGCCCCTCTGGCCTGTCTGGTGACCATGCTGCATTCCCAGGTGAGGGGGGACAGAGTAAAAAACAGCATCTTCTTTAAGCTTCCTGGCAGGATGAGTCTGTTTACCTTGAAG AAAAACGCTCTGCAGTGGACCAAGAGTTCGAAGGAGGCGGAGACAGCCGAAGCCAGCACACTGGCTACTGCTAACACAGCAACAGCAGGGCCAACGGAAGGTGCGGAGCAAGAGAGCTGTGACTCCATGGAAACGGTTgcagccagtggagagaacgatg CGTCCATAGATGAGAGCTCGTCCAGTGCCTCATGCTCCACAGAGCCCCAGACCAGGCTGAGTAGATCTGGAGTCTCTGGACAGGTGCGCTCTGAGGCCCAGGCACAGACCCGACTAAGTCGATCCAGACAG TCgagcagacagaggaagaagGCTGTGATGATGCCGCGAGTGGTCCTCACTCCACTCAAGGTCAATGGTGAACACGTCCCATCAG GAGCAGCGGGGAGGCGCAGGGAAGACTCTAGGGGGGGTCCAGGCCCCACGCTTCGTGCCCGCCCCGAGCTGGCTAGCTGGAAACGCCCCCAGCACTTCAAGAGCTTGCGTGGCTACCACTCAG GGCCCATGAAGAGGAGCCGAGGCGGGGTGGAGGTGGACTTTGAAACGCCCGGCTCTATCCTGGTCAACACCAACATCAGGGCTCTCATCAACATGCGCACCTTCTCTGCCTTCCCAGCCCACTCCCAACAGCAACTCCTGCAGCTCCTCCCCGAGGTTGACCGTCAG gtTGGACCTGATGGTCTGGCTCGCCTCAGTAACTCGGCTCTCAACAATGAATTCTTCACTCACGCCTCCCAGAGCTGGAAGGAAAGGCTTGCTGAGG GGGAGTTCACCCATGAGATGCAGGTGCGATTCCGccaggagatggagaaagagaagaaagtggAGGCATGGAAGGAGAAGTTCTTTGAGGAGTACCACGGTCAAAA GTCTGGCCTGACCCGAGAAGAGTCTCTGAAGTTGACAATGAGCGAAGCGGCCGATGCTGCCACCAGCGTTCTGGACAGCAAAGTGGCTTTGGTGGCGGCGGGAACGCCCAAGCGCCGCAATGTGGGCAGGCGGAGGCGTGATGGCAGGATGAGACGGCGAACGCGGGCAGACTTGAGACGCAGGGCGCAACGCACCCTCTGTAAGACCAACTCCCCTACCCTGCAGTCCTCCAAGCAGCTGGAAGGCACGCTCACTTTAGATGCAGCTTCTGTTGCCTCTGTCCCCTTGCCCGTCCCAGAGGCCACCGCGgtgcagggaggagaggtggtgttACAGGCCGACTGTGAACTGGAGGATCCGGCCCAGTGTGCCTCCCTAGAGCCCGTGCCCTGCCCTTCCCCTGTGCCTGTGCTCCCACCTGTGACCATGCCTGTGCCCACCCCgacccccagtcccagccctgtatCCATCAGCGCCTCCGATGAGCCTGAAGTCACCGCCCGCCTGCTCCCTGAAGAGCCTGCACCTGCCGTCGCCtcaacctcctctccctcctcctcgtcttcctcctcctcctcctcatcctcctccccttcctcatctccctcctccaacTCCGAGAGACAGGGGGGGTTCACCGCCGGCTTGGATTCTTCCTcctcgtcctcttcttcctccactGCCGCTGCCACCGCTGATCCACTGGACGACGGGGCCTCCATGGTCACCTCAGTCACGGGGGGCACAACCACCAGCAGCCGGGAGAGCAGCCCTGCAGCCAGCCCCGCCCCCATCATCGCCACCTCCGCCCAGGCCGCCAAGGAGCAGAAGAGGAGGCCAGACGAGCCCCAGGCCTTCTGCAGCTTCCCCGAAAAGAGGCCGCGAATGGAAGATCGTCAGTCCTTTCGTACCACAATCGACGGGGTTCACACGGAAAAGCCGCAGCCGACAGCAGAGGAGCCCAAGGTCCCACCTATCCGG ATTCAACTCTCCCGAATCAAACCGCCCTGGGTCAAAGGGCCGCCAACCTACCAGATCTGTCCCCGCATCGTGCCCCCCGGCGAGGGCTCGCGGCGCTCAGGGACGGGGGCGCGCACCCTGGCGGACATCAAAGCCCGCGCCCAGCAGGCCCGGGCCCAGCGCGAGGCCGCTGCTGCTGTTGCAGCCACTGGGGACGGACCAGGGCCGGGCGGGGGCAGGGCTGGTGCTGGGCTACAGGATCGCAGCAGTGGAAGACGAACGCGAGAGCACCCAGGACCCGTCGAGCCCGGAGGagcaggagacgtggaggagcaGGGATCGCCTGCGGGCTCTCATCCGCCTGGAACACAACTACAGCAGTCCAAATTAGAGccctctacccccacccccaacACAGCTGCCTCATCCCCCTCCCTGTCCACCTCTTCCAACCCCTCCCTGTCCTTCTCCGAGCCCCCGCAGACCCCCACTCCATCCCCAACCACCCAGGAGGAGCGACAAGGGGAGCTGAGTGGGGAAGAGGggacaacaccaccaccagtcaAAGGCACCTCCAACGGACTCTCTGACAAGGCAGCGCTGCTGGAGCCTGAGTCTGTGTCCAGCCACTTCAGAGGGCGGGGCGAGGGGGACGACtgtgacaggacaatgaccaaaaatGGTCCCCTGGCGCCCACCTCCATCCCAGATTCTCTGCCCAGGTTCGGGGCCCAGGGAGTGGATGTGATCAGGTCCCtggctgggggaggagggggtgtcaTCCAACATGGTTCCCACCACGTGGGGCCACAAGAGAACCCCCCCACCCCAGCCAAAGAGGGCCACAGCCAGAGCGAAAAGCATTCGCAGCccttggagagggggagagatacagcctccctccctcgtctcccACCTTCAGTCAGAGAGGACGAAGCAGGGCATCACAGCGATTCCACGGAGACGGCCTCCGACTGTGAGAATGAGAGCCAGGAGGAAGAGCCCCACCTGAGCATGTGGAGCCACCGCCTGCCTGCTCAGCGCAACGGCAACATCCAGCACCTCCAAAGGTTGTCTCAGCAGGCCCACGGCCAGCCTGTGATCTGCAGCCCCCCTCTACAGCAGATCCAGCAGCCGGTCATCCAGACTCACGTGTCCAACCATCATGGCCACAGCCAAACGGTCATCCAGCCCTGCTTCCCCAACGGCCTGCCCAGCCAGAGTCTCATACAGCCAGGCCAAAAGCAGCCACAGCCTGAATACACTCCCCACCCAGACCAACAGACTCTTGCTGCGCCACACTCTCAAACCCAGAGGGGGCACAAAACGGACCCAATGGAGGACTACAAAGCGTCCAGCCGGGGCTCGGCTGAGGAGAACTGTAGGCTGGGGCTGAAGCCTTCTCCCATGCACCCCACTGCTGCCTCCAAGAGGCTCCCTAGTTCGGCCCGACCTGTGTCCACAGTGGAGGCCAACAATCCTCTGGTCACCCAGCTGCTTCAAGGCAGCCTCCCGATGGAGAAAGTCCTGCCGCAGACGCACTCGTCCAGCAAGCTAGAGATCAACCGCCTGCCAGGGGGGCCCCAGCCAGCCCCCCAGTCCCAGCTCAACTGGCAGCAACAGACCAGGTCTCCGGGCCTTCGCTTCAGGGGCCCTACAGAGGCCCATACGGGGGAGTCGTCTGAGTTGTCCTCTCAAAACCAGCAGAAGTCCCCTGTTGGCCGAGGAGGCTCCCCTGGAGCAAGCCGGAGCTTCGGGTCCTCTCCCTTGGGTACAGTGCCCTCCCGCATGGCCTGCCTGCTGGAGGAGGCCTCCTCTCGGGCCACAGCCATGCAGCAGTACCTGTCCCAGCAGCCAGGTGGCTCTGTGCCCCTCGGGGCCGTGCCCGTCATCACATCCCTATCTTCATCCTCTTCCGCCAGACGGAACTCCCAAGAGTCGGCCGTTATCAGAGAGTCTCCAGAGAGGCACCACAACAACATTGCTCAGCCCCGGGCCACCCCTGACCTCTGCCCCTCTGAGGTGGTCCCCACTGTCAAGATAAACTGGCACCCTTCCAAACCCCACCCCCCACACCAACAGCAGCTCTCGCCCGCACTCAACGTGAAGAGCGAGGTTTCCTCCTGGCCCTCTTGTCACGCTCTTGCCAAAACCTCCCCCTCTGGCCCCATGGTATGTGGTGGGCCAGGTGTGGTGGTCACCAAAAAGGAGGCAGTGAACTCTATGGACGGTTACCTGACTGGAGGAGTTGGGGCTATGGAGGGACTGCTGAACATGGAGATGTCTTTAGCCCGCATGGCTAAGAAGGAGGCGCAAAGCAAAGCTCAATACTcttccacctccccctcttcatcttcttcttcgatctcctccctccctttccagCTCTACGGTAAGCTGCCCAAGCAGGGCGGGGGCAGCGATGTGTCGGCCCCCGGCTTCAGCTACACGGCCAACGTGTCTGTGGTAGACGGCAGCGGCTTCTCGAGGAGCATCGCCGATGGTGTCCTTCAGCTGCGTCAGCGCCACAGTGCCAGCCAGAGCGCCACGCTCAGCATCCAGGCGTTTGCAGACAGTGCCGCTGAGGAGGTGGCCCTCAAGTGCTCCTGCCGCCTCAAGGCCATGATCATGTGCCAGGGCTGCGGGGCCTTCTGCCACGACGACTGCATCGGCCCCTCCAAACTGTGTGTATCCTGCTTGGTGGTCAGATAG